From the Lathyrus oleraceus cultivar Zhongwan6 chromosome 4, CAAS_Psat_ZW6_1.0, whole genome shotgun sequence genome, one window contains:
- the LOC127138769 gene encoding ABC transporter B family member 11 isoform X2, which yields MITGERQAARIRGLYLKTILRQDVSFFDKETNAGEVVGRMSGDTVLIKDAMGEKVGQFIQFVSTFIGGFVIAFTKGWLLTVVMLSSIPLLVLSGAMTGMVIAKASSTGQAAYSKSAGVVEQTIGSIRTVASFTGEKQAIAKYNQSLIKAYNTSVQEALASGVGFGALFFVFICSYALAVWFGGKLIIEKGYTGGDVMTVIFAVLTGSMCLGQTSPSLSAFAAGQAAAFKMFETIKRTPEIDAYDTTGRKLDEVRGDIELREVCFSYPTRPDELIFNGFSLSLLSGTTAALVGQSGSGKSTVVSLIERFYDPQSGEILIDGVNLKEFQLKWIRQKIGLVSQEPVLFTCSIKENIAYGKDGATDEEIRAAAELANAAKFIDKLPQGLDTMVGEHGTQLSGGQKQRVAIARAILKDPRILLLDEATSALDAESERIVQEALDRIMVNRTTVIVAHRLSTIKNADTIAVIHQGKIVERGSHVELIKDPNGAYSQLIRLQEMKGSEQIQNDANDTNKSNSIVHSGRLSSQRSFSLRSISQESPGNSDRRSFSTSYVAPTTDGFLENEDGEPQASPSKKSSPPEVPLYRLAYFNKPEISVLLMGTIAAVLHGVIMPAFGLLLSKMISIFYKPADELRHDSKIWAIVFVAVAVASLVVIPCRFYFFGVAGGKLIQRIRKTCFEKVVHMEVSWFDEADHSSGALGARLSTDAASVRALVGDALGLLVQNIATAIAGLVIAFGASWQLAFVVLALAPLLGLNGYVQIKVLKGFSADAKKLYEEASQVANDAVGSIRTVSSFCAEEKVMELYQQKCDGPIKKGIRRGIISGIGFGLSFFMLYAVYACCFYAGARLVADGKSTFSDVFLVFFALSMAAMGVSQSGTLAPDSSNAKSAVASIFAILDQKSQIDPSDESGMTLENVKGEIEFKHVSFKYPTRPDVQIFTDLCLNIHSGKTVALVGESGSGKSTVISLLQRFYDPDSGHITLDGIEIQRMQVKWLRQQMGLVSQEPVLFNDTVRANIAYGKGGDATEAEIIAAAELANAHQFISSLQKGYDTIVGERGVQLSGGQKQRVAIARAIVKNPKILLLDEATSALDAESEKVVQDALDRVMVERTTIIVAHRLSTIKGADIIAVVKNGVIAEKGRHETLLHKGGDYASLVALHTHRGASSS from the exons ATGATCACTGGTGAGAGACAGGCTGCAAGAATTAGAGGCTTATACCTTAAAACAATTCTGAGGCAAGATGTGAGCTTCTTTGATAAAGAAACTAATGCTGGAGAGGTTGTTGGAAGGATGTCAGGTGATACTGTTCTTATTAAAGATGCCATGGGAGAAAAG GTGGGACAGTTCATACAGTTTGTGTCAACTTTCATAGGAGGTTTTGTCATAGCATTCACTAAGGGATGGCTTCTAACTGTTGTTATGCTATCTAGTATACCACTTCTTGTCTTGTCTGGTGCCATGACGGGTATGGTAATTGCAAAAGCATCATCGACTGGACAAGCAGCTTATTCTAAATCAGCAGGTGTAGTAGAGCAGACAATAGGTTCCATCCGAACT GTTGCATCAttcactggggagaaacaagctaTAGCTAAGTATAATCAGTCCTTGATCAAGGCCTACAATACTTCAGTGCAAGAGGCACTAGCATCTGGTGTGGGATTTGGAGCACTCTTTTTTGTTTTTATCTGCAGTTATGCTTTGGCTGTATGGTTTGGTGGGAAATTGATAATCGAGAAAGGGTATACAGGAGGAGATGTTATGACTGTAATTTTTGCTGTATTAACTGGTTCAAT GTGTCTTGGGCAGACGTCTCCAAGCTTAAGTGCTTTTGCGGCAGGACAAGCTGCAGCCTTTAAGATGTTTGAAACGATTAAAAGGACTCCGGAAATTGATGCCTACGACACTACCGGGCGAAAGCTTGATGAAGTTCGTGGAGATATAGAACTCAGGGAGGTTTGTTTTAGTTATCCTACAAGACCAGATGAACTGATATTCAATGGATTTTCTCTTTCATTACTCAGCGGAACTACTGCAGCTTTGGTAGGGCAAAGTGGGAGTGGGAAATCCACAGTTGTTAGTTTGATAGAGAGATTTTATGATCCACAAAGTGGTGAAATTCTTATTGATGGTGTCAACCTCAAAGAATTTCAACTAAAATGGATCAGACAGAAAATAGGCCTAGTCAGCCAGGAACCGGTTCTCTTCACTTGTAGCATTAAAGAGAATATTGCCTATGGCAAGGATGGTGCAACTGATGAAGAAATCAGAGCTGCAGCAGAACTTGCTAATGCTGCCAAATTTATTGATAAACTTCCTCAG GGACTAGACACAATGGTTGGTGAGCATGGAACTCAGCTCTCGGGAGGTCAAAAGCAAAGAGTTGCAATTGCAAGAGCAATTTTGAAAGATCCAAGAATATTACTTCTCGATGAAGCTACAAGTGCCCTTGATGCTGAATCTGAGAGAATTGTACAAGAGGCCTTGGACAGAATAATGGTAAACCGAACGACTGTTATTGTAGCTCATCGCTTAAGTACCATAAAGAATGCTGATACCATTGCTGTTATTCATCAAGGAAAAATAGTTGAGAGAG GTTCTCATGTTGAGCTCATTAAAGATCCTAATGGAGCCTATAGCCAGCTTATTAGGCTGCAAGAAATGAAGGGATCAGAACAGATTCAAAATGATGCAAATGACACAAACAAGTCGAACAGTATTGTGCATTCTGGAAGATTATCAAGTCAAAGATCTTTTTCCTTAAGATCAATAAGCCAAGAGTCGCCTGGAAACAGCGATCGTCGCTCTTTCTCAACATCATATGTTGCGCCTACAACAGATGGCTTCTTAGAAAATGAAGATGGTGAACCTCAAGCTTCTCCTTCAAAAAAATCTTCACCCCCCGAAGTGCCACTATATCGCCTAGCATATTTTAACAAACCCGAGATTTCAGTCTTATTGATGGGAACTATAGCTGCAGTGCTCCATGGAGTTATAATGCCTGCTTTTGGGCTCTTACTTTCTAAAATGATTAGTATTTTCTACAAGCCAGCTGATGAACTTCGTCATGATTCAAAAATTTGGGCAATAGTGTTTGTAGCAGTTGCCGTGGCATCATTAGTCGTTATTCCATGTAGATTCTACTTTTTTGGTGTTGCTGGAGGTAAGTTGATCCAAAGGATCCGGAAAACGTGTTTTGAGAAAGTTGTTCACATGGAAGTAAGTTGGTTTGATGAGGCTGATCATTCAAGTGGAGCACTTGGAGCAAGGCTCTCTACTGATGCAGCATCAGTTAGAGCTCTTGTTGGGGATGCACTTGGTCTGCTGGTTCAAAATATTGCTACAGCAATAGCTGGCTTGGTTATTGCTTTTGGAGCGAGCTGGCAGCTCGCTTTCGTCGTCCTCGCTTTAGCGCCTCTATTAGGACTAAACGGATATGTGCAAATAAAGGTCTTGAAAGGATTCAGCGCAGATGCAAAG AAATTGTATGAGGAAGCAAGCCAAGTGGCAAATGATGCTGTAGGGAGTATAAGAACAGTTTCTTCTTTCTGTGCAGAAGAGAAAGTGATGGAACTATATCAGCAAAAATGTGACGGACCAATTAAGAAAGGCATACGACGAGGGATAATAAGTGGAATTGGTTTTGGGTTATCATTCTTCATGCTGTATGCAGTTTATGCATGCTGTTTTTACGCTGGAGCTCGACTTGTAGCGGATGGAAAATCCACATTCTCAGATGTTTTCCTT GTCTTTTTTGCTCTCAGCATGGCAGCCATGGGAGTCTCACAATCTGGGACATTGGCTCCTGATTCATCTAATGCAAAAAGTGCAGTTGCTTCCATATTTGCTATTCTTGACCAGAAGTCACAAATAGACCCTAGTGATGAATCTGGAATGACGCTGGAAAATGTAAAGGGAGAAATTGAGTTTAAGCATGTCAGTTTCAAGTATCCTACTAGACCTGATGTTCAAATATTCACAGATCTTTGCTTGAACATTCATAGTGGCAAG ACAGTTGCGCTGGTCGGAGAAAGTGGTAGTGGAAAATCAACCGTGATCTCATTACTACAAAGGTTTTACGACCCCGACTCAGGTCATATCACACTTGACGGAATAGAAATTCAAAGGATGCAAGTGAAATGGCTAAGACAACAAATGGGACTAGTAAGCCAAGAGCCTGTTCTTTTCAATGACACAGTTCGAGCCAATATTGCATACGGAAAAGGAGGAGACGCAACGGAAGCAGAAATCATAGCTGCTGCAGAATTGGCAAATGCTCACCAGTTCATCAGTAGTTTGCAAAAG GGTTACGACACGATAGTAGGCGAGAGAGGAGTTCAGTTATCCGGGGGACAGAAGCAGCGCGTGGCAATTGCGAGAGCCATAGTGAAGAATCCAAAAATACTATTACTAGATGAAGCAACTAGTGCACTTGATGCTGAGTCAGAGAAGGTGGTTCAAGATGCACTTGACCGCGTTATGGTGGAGCGGACGACAATAATAGTTGCTCACAGGTTATCGACTATAAAAGGTGCAGATATAATAGCAGTAGTTAAGAATGGTGTGATAGCAGAGAAAGGAAGACATGAAACATTGCTACATAAGGGTGGTGACTATGCTTCTTTAGTAGCATTACACACACATAGAGGTGCTTCTTCATCTTAG
- the LOC127138769 gene encoding ABC transporter B family member 11 isoform X1 translates to MATDIVLEGDIASTQPVEDHDSKKDSEKSKEKDETTNTVPLYKLFSFADPLDRLLMFAGTIGAIGNGISIPLMILIFGNLINAFGDSTSSKVVDEVSKVSLKFVYLGAGTFVASFLQLTCWMITGERQAARIRGLYLKTILRQDVSFFDKETNAGEVVGRMSGDTVLIKDAMGEKVGQFIQFVSTFIGGFVIAFTKGWLLTVVMLSSIPLLVLSGAMTGMVIAKASSTGQAAYSKSAGVVEQTIGSIRTVASFTGEKQAIAKYNQSLIKAYNTSVQEALASGVGFGALFFVFICSYALAVWFGGKLIIEKGYTGGDVMTVIFAVLTGSMCLGQTSPSLSAFAAGQAAAFKMFETIKRTPEIDAYDTTGRKLDEVRGDIELREVCFSYPTRPDELIFNGFSLSLLSGTTAALVGQSGSGKSTVVSLIERFYDPQSGEILIDGVNLKEFQLKWIRQKIGLVSQEPVLFTCSIKENIAYGKDGATDEEIRAAAELANAAKFIDKLPQGLDTMVGEHGTQLSGGQKQRVAIARAILKDPRILLLDEATSALDAESERIVQEALDRIMVNRTTVIVAHRLSTIKNADTIAVIHQGKIVERGSHVELIKDPNGAYSQLIRLQEMKGSEQIQNDANDTNKSNSIVHSGRLSSQRSFSLRSISQESPGNSDRRSFSTSYVAPTTDGFLENEDGEPQASPSKKSSPPEVPLYRLAYFNKPEISVLLMGTIAAVLHGVIMPAFGLLLSKMISIFYKPADELRHDSKIWAIVFVAVAVASLVVIPCRFYFFGVAGGKLIQRIRKTCFEKVVHMEVSWFDEADHSSGALGARLSTDAASVRALVGDALGLLVQNIATAIAGLVIAFGASWQLAFVVLALAPLLGLNGYVQIKVLKGFSADAKKLYEEASQVANDAVGSIRTVSSFCAEEKVMELYQQKCDGPIKKGIRRGIISGIGFGLSFFMLYAVYACCFYAGARLVADGKSTFSDVFLVFFALSMAAMGVSQSGTLAPDSSNAKSAVASIFAILDQKSQIDPSDESGMTLENVKGEIEFKHVSFKYPTRPDVQIFTDLCLNIHSGKTVALVGESGSGKSTVISLLQRFYDPDSGHITLDGIEIQRMQVKWLRQQMGLVSQEPVLFNDTVRANIAYGKGGDATEAEIIAAAELANAHQFISSLQKGYDTIVGERGVQLSGGQKQRVAIARAIVKNPKILLLDEATSALDAESEKVVQDALDRVMVERTTIIVAHRLSTIKGADIIAVVKNGVIAEKGRHETLLHKGGDYASLVALHTHRGASSS, encoded by the exons ATGGCAACAGATATCGTTTTGGAAGGAGATATTGCGAGTACTCAACCAGTTGAAGATCATGACAGCAAGAAAGATTCAGAAAAGAGCAAGGAAAAAGATGAAACAACCAACACAGTACCCTTGTACAAGCTTTTCTCATTTGCTGATCCTTTGGATCGTTTATTGATGTTTGCGGGGACTATCGGTGCTATTGGGAATGGAATCTCTATACCCTTGATGATTTTAATATTTGGAAATTTGATCAATGCATTTGGAGATTCCACAAGCTCAAAAGTTGTTGATGAAGTCTCCAAG GTGTCACTGAAATTCGTATACTTGGGAGCAGGCACCTTTGTTGCATCATTTTTGC AATTGACTTGCTGGATGATCACTGGTGAGAGACAGGCTGCAAGAATTAGAGGCTTATACCTTAAAACAATTCTGAGGCAAGATGTGAGCTTCTTTGATAAAGAAACTAATGCTGGAGAGGTTGTTGGAAGGATGTCAGGTGATACTGTTCTTATTAAAGATGCCATGGGAGAAAAG GTGGGACAGTTCATACAGTTTGTGTCAACTTTCATAGGAGGTTTTGTCATAGCATTCACTAAGGGATGGCTTCTAACTGTTGTTATGCTATCTAGTATACCACTTCTTGTCTTGTCTGGTGCCATGACGGGTATGGTAATTGCAAAAGCATCATCGACTGGACAAGCAGCTTATTCTAAATCAGCAGGTGTAGTAGAGCAGACAATAGGTTCCATCCGAACT GTTGCATCAttcactggggagaaacaagctaTAGCTAAGTATAATCAGTCCTTGATCAAGGCCTACAATACTTCAGTGCAAGAGGCACTAGCATCTGGTGTGGGATTTGGAGCACTCTTTTTTGTTTTTATCTGCAGTTATGCTTTGGCTGTATGGTTTGGTGGGAAATTGATAATCGAGAAAGGGTATACAGGAGGAGATGTTATGACTGTAATTTTTGCTGTATTAACTGGTTCAAT GTGTCTTGGGCAGACGTCTCCAAGCTTAAGTGCTTTTGCGGCAGGACAAGCTGCAGCCTTTAAGATGTTTGAAACGATTAAAAGGACTCCGGAAATTGATGCCTACGACACTACCGGGCGAAAGCTTGATGAAGTTCGTGGAGATATAGAACTCAGGGAGGTTTGTTTTAGTTATCCTACAAGACCAGATGAACTGATATTCAATGGATTTTCTCTTTCATTACTCAGCGGAACTACTGCAGCTTTGGTAGGGCAAAGTGGGAGTGGGAAATCCACAGTTGTTAGTTTGATAGAGAGATTTTATGATCCACAAAGTGGTGAAATTCTTATTGATGGTGTCAACCTCAAAGAATTTCAACTAAAATGGATCAGACAGAAAATAGGCCTAGTCAGCCAGGAACCGGTTCTCTTCACTTGTAGCATTAAAGAGAATATTGCCTATGGCAAGGATGGTGCAACTGATGAAGAAATCAGAGCTGCAGCAGAACTTGCTAATGCTGCCAAATTTATTGATAAACTTCCTCAG GGACTAGACACAATGGTTGGTGAGCATGGAACTCAGCTCTCGGGAGGTCAAAAGCAAAGAGTTGCAATTGCAAGAGCAATTTTGAAAGATCCAAGAATATTACTTCTCGATGAAGCTACAAGTGCCCTTGATGCTGAATCTGAGAGAATTGTACAAGAGGCCTTGGACAGAATAATGGTAAACCGAACGACTGTTATTGTAGCTCATCGCTTAAGTACCATAAAGAATGCTGATACCATTGCTGTTATTCATCAAGGAAAAATAGTTGAGAGAG GTTCTCATGTTGAGCTCATTAAAGATCCTAATGGAGCCTATAGCCAGCTTATTAGGCTGCAAGAAATGAAGGGATCAGAACAGATTCAAAATGATGCAAATGACACAAACAAGTCGAACAGTATTGTGCATTCTGGAAGATTATCAAGTCAAAGATCTTTTTCCTTAAGATCAATAAGCCAAGAGTCGCCTGGAAACAGCGATCGTCGCTCTTTCTCAACATCATATGTTGCGCCTACAACAGATGGCTTCTTAGAAAATGAAGATGGTGAACCTCAAGCTTCTCCTTCAAAAAAATCTTCACCCCCCGAAGTGCCACTATATCGCCTAGCATATTTTAACAAACCCGAGATTTCAGTCTTATTGATGGGAACTATAGCTGCAGTGCTCCATGGAGTTATAATGCCTGCTTTTGGGCTCTTACTTTCTAAAATGATTAGTATTTTCTACAAGCCAGCTGATGAACTTCGTCATGATTCAAAAATTTGGGCAATAGTGTTTGTAGCAGTTGCCGTGGCATCATTAGTCGTTATTCCATGTAGATTCTACTTTTTTGGTGTTGCTGGAGGTAAGTTGATCCAAAGGATCCGGAAAACGTGTTTTGAGAAAGTTGTTCACATGGAAGTAAGTTGGTTTGATGAGGCTGATCATTCAAGTGGAGCACTTGGAGCAAGGCTCTCTACTGATGCAGCATCAGTTAGAGCTCTTGTTGGGGATGCACTTGGTCTGCTGGTTCAAAATATTGCTACAGCAATAGCTGGCTTGGTTATTGCTTTTGGAGCGAGCTGGCAGCTCGCTTTCGTCGTCCTCGCTTTAGCGCCTCTATTAGGACTAAACGGATATGTGCAAATAAAGGTCTTGAAAGGATTCAGCGCAGATGCAAAG AAATTGTATGAGGAAGCAAGCCAAGTGGCAAATGATGCTGTAGGGAGTATAAGAACAGTTTCTTCTTTCTGTGCAGAAGAGAAAGTGATGGAACTATATCAGCAAAAATGTGACGGACCAATTAAGAAAGGCATACGACGAGGGATAATAAGTGGAATTGGTTTTGGGTTATCATTCTTCATGCTGTATGCAGTTTATGCATGCTGTTTTTACGCTGGAGCTCGACTTGTAGCGGATGGAAAATCCACATTCTCAGATGTTTTCCTT GTCTTTTTTGCTCTCAGCATGGCAGCCATGGGAGTCTCACAATCTGGGACATTGGCTCCTGATTCATCTAATGCAAAAAGTGCAGTTGCTTCCATATTTGCTATTCTTGACCAGAAGTCACAAATAGACCCTAGTGATGAATCTGGAATGACGCTGGAAAATGTAAAGGGAGAAATTGAGTTTAAGCATGTCAGTTTCAAGTATCCTACTAGACCTGATGTTCAAATATTCACAGATCTTTGCTTGAACATTCATAGTGGCAAG ACAGTTGCGCTGGTCGGAGAAAGTGGTAGTGGAAAATCAACCGTGATCTCATTACTACAAAGGTTTTACGACCCCGACTCAGGTCATATCACACTTGACGGAATAGAAATTCAAAGGATGCAAGTGAAATGGCTAAGACAACAAATGGGACTAGTAAGCCAAGAGCCTGTTCTTTTCAATGACACAGTTCGAGCCAATATTGCATACGGAAAAGGAGGAGACGCAACGGAAGCAGAAATCATAGCTGCTGCAGAATTGGCAAATGCTCACCAGTTCATCAGTAGTTTGCAAAAG GGTTACGACACGATAGTAGGCGAGAGAGGAGTTCAGTTATCCGGGGGACAGAAGCAGCGCGTGGCAATTGCGAGAGCCATAGTGAAGAATCCAAAAATACTATTACTAGATGAAGCAACTAGTGCACTTGATGCTGAGTCAGAGAAGGTGGTTCAAGATGCACTTGACCGCGTTATGGTGGAGCGGACGACAATAATAGTTGCTCACAGGTTATCGACTATAAAAGGTGCAGATATAATAGCAGTAGTTAAGAATGGTGTGATAGCAGAGAAAGGAAGACATGAAACATTGCTACATAAGGGTGGTGACTATGCTTCTTTAGTAGCATTACACACACATAGAGGTGCTTCTTCATCTTAG